The sequence cctactaaaaatacaaaattaccctggtgtggtggtgcatgcctgtaatcccagctactcgggaggctgaggcaggagaaacgcttgaacccgggaggcagaggttgcggtgagccgagctcgcgccattgtactccagcctgggcaacgagtgtgaaactccatttcaaaaaataaaaattaaaaaaaaaataaaacgagTTCCctaatttatttacaaatttacCTTAGTTTGGATTTActtagaggaaaagaaggaaataatttttctcaAGATCTACAAAATATAATGTTTCTATCAAAGATAGACCTTGATTCACCTGTTACCAATTTTAGTAAGactggaataaaaaagaaaaaaggctggaaaaaaaacaaacaaaaaaacaaaaaacagaaaacatgctGAGCCTTTGGGCGACTGCTAATCCTACATCCCTGTGGTTGTTCCCTGCATCGGCCTATTGGCTGGGTCTGAACCCTGAGGGCCTTTGCTCCAGCCTCTGCCGGAGCACGGGGAAGGTGTTCGGGGCTTAAGGGCAGGTTTTTAGGGCACGTGTTTGGGGTAAGTGTGCTGGGCACACAGGCAGGTGTGTGGGCACGGAGGAGGTGTGCAGGTAGGTGTGTGGGATGCGCAGGCAGGTGTGCACGGCAGGTGCACGGGCAGGTATGGGGCACGGGCATGTATGCAGGACGCAGAGCAGGTGTGTGAAGCAGGTGTGCAGGCACAAGACGTGTGTGTGGGGCATGGGCAAGTGTGCCGGGAATGTGTGACGGCAGACGTGTGGGGTGCGAGGTTGTGTGGGGGCACACGGACAGGTGTGCAGGCAGGTGTGGGGCACGGGGAGGTGTGCAGACCAGGTGTGTGGGGTGCGGGAGCGAGGCAGGTGCGCGCGGCAGGTGCGCGGGGGCGAGTCAGGAGCGCGGGGCacgtgtgtggggtgtggggcaGGTGTGCGGGGGCGGGGCAGGTGTGCAGGGCAGGCGTGCAGGGGCAAGGCAGGTGCGTAAGAGCGAGGCAGATGCGCAGGTGCGCGGACCAGGTGTGTGAGGTGCGGGGGCAGGTGCGCGGGGGCGGGGCAGGTGCGCAGGAGCGAGGCGGGAGCGAGGCAGGTGTGCGGGCGCGGGGAAGGAGCGCGGGGCAGGCGGGCGGGGATGAGGCAGGTGCGCCGTTCCTCCACCCCACGACCAGGTGAGGGCGAACGGGGAACTGCCTGAGCTCCGAGCCCGGAAGCTTCAAAATCAGAACGAGGAAGGTCGGTGAGGAGGCCACGCTCGCGGGACGGGGGCAGGAAGCGCAGCCGGAGCTGCAGATCTCGGCCGCGCCCCGCGGGCTCCAATCCCGAGCGTCCCCCGCACGCGCAGCCGCGCTCGCCCGCGGGGCCTAAGGGCTGCTCAGGGCGGAGACCCCGTAGGTGAGCCCGAGAGGCGGTGCGGGGCTGCGAACCCCGGAGCGAGAGAGGACTGGAGGGCGGGGTGAGGGGACGCGAGGACCCAGCCTGCACGGCGGGGCACCCTCCCCGCTGGCACCTACCACGTGGGCCTGCATGGCCTGGCTCTCCTCGGACGCCCCGCCCACGCCGGCTCCGCTCATCCCGCCGCTTCGGCCTACGGCGCCTGCGCGGGCGGCACCAGGAGGCGGGTCTGAGGCCAGGCAATCTCCGATTGGTGCAGAGCGGCGTCCATAGGGGTGGGCCTCCCGGAGGGGCGTGGAAGGGGCGGGGCTGCTcggcgcggggcggggccgggaggTCGCCGCCTCAGTCTTCCGCCCTGGGCCACGCCCCGGTCCCGGGTCACCTCTCGGAGCCGCCTCCTTGGCCCGTGGAAGCCTCCTGCTCTCCCCTAGGGCGCGCGTCACAATCTCTGGTCCCCCGTAGACGCCGCCGCGGGGAAGGCGGGGCTGTGCGAGGGCGCCGCGCTGCAAACCCAAGCCAGGCGGCCTGGAGTTGCTGTAAAGCCTCAAGCAAGGCTGATATGTAAAAGGTCGTTGCATTTCACCCGGGCTGTGGGCTGTGCTACTTGACCGGGGAGGACGAGGGGACTGCAGGGCGTCCTTTCAGACAGACGCGGTAGGGAGAGCAGGGCGTGCAGGACACTTGACGGCCCCAGGAGAGGGGTGAGGCCCTGACCCCACCGGGGTGTCATCCAGGAGGAAGGGTGCCCGGGGCGAGGTCCCCCAGGAGAAGTGCCCAGGCCTGAGGCCTTGACCCCACTGAGATGTCCCCCCAGGAGGAGGGGTGCCCGGGGTTAGCTCCCCTAGGAGGAGGGGTACCCGGGAGTGAGGCCCTGACCCCACCGCGAGGTCCCCCAGGAGGAGGGGTGCCCAGGAGTGAGGCCCTGACCCCACCAGGAGGTCCTCCAGGAGGAGGGGTGCCCAGGAGTGAGGCCCTCACCCCACCGTGAGGTCCCCCAGAAGGAGGGGTGCccaggagtgagaccctgacccCACCAGGAGGTCCCCCAGGAGGAGGGGTGCCCGGGAGTGAGGCCCTGACCCCACCGCGAGGTCCCCCAGGAGGAGGGGTGCCCAGGAGTGAGGCCCTGACCCCACCAGGAGGTCCCCCAGGAGGAGGGGTGCCCGGGAGTGAGGCCCTGACCCCACCGCGAGGTCCCCCAGGAGGAGGGGTGCccaggagtgagaccctgacccCACCAGGAGGTCCCCCAGGAGGAGGGGTGCCCGGGAGTGAGGCCCTGACCCCACCGCGAGGTCCCCCAGGAGGAGGGGTGCCCGGGAGTGAGGCCCTGACCCCACCGTGAGGTCCTCCAGGAGGAGGGGTGCCCGGGAGTGAGGCCCTGACCCCACCGTGAGGTCCCCCAGGAGAAGGGGTGCCTGGGGAAAGACATGACCTCAGTAGCTCCGGGTACCCTCCACCTTTGCCCTCATTTCCGCCTCCGCATGCAGCCTTGGGAACTGCAGGGCTGGGAACCCGGAGAAGGCGGCCGGGCTCTGGGGGAGCTCAGAGGTGGCCTTCCCTGCCAGGAACACAGGCCAGGCCCCATCCCTATCTAACCTTATACTTGAGGAGCACAGAGCGGATATCTCCAGATTTGAGTCCTGAACGCGCGGCCGGGAACCCCAGCAGTTCTGAACTTGTCAAGGGAGCAGCCTGCCATGAGGGGTCTCCCAGGCGGCTGTGAGGCCTCTGGAAACTCCCTGCTTGGAGGAGGTTGACTGGGGACAGGGCCGTGGGGGTCAATAAAAAGGACTGCTGCCATTAGCCCTGGGCTGCCTGCACACAGAGATTAAGCCCGCTTGGGATTTGTTCCAGCTGATCTGAAGTAATGAGTAATTCACAATTAATGAGCATGGCTGTAAGCAGCCCTTCCTGGACAAATCCTTGGCTGTCCAAAACTAAGATTAAATGCAAATCATTCTGTCAATTAACCGTTACAACAAAGCCAAACTTCTGTTAAGCATCACTTCATAGatggttttttttcccttaaattgcCTCCTTGTTTGCAAAGCCTGTTTTACAAGTGGACTGCTTAAGTCACATGAGTGAAAATGCAGCCTTATTTACCGTTCAGCAAAAGCTATCTGAGAATTTGCTTCCAGGGACTTCATGTTCTCCAGAGGTTGGGGTACTAGGAATCATTTCATTGTAAAGGACTCAGTAAAAAGTAGCCCTGTAGCTGCCAGAATGCGCCGTAGGCTCATGATAAGGTAGGTGGTAAGGGCCAGAGGTCAGGGGTCACAGATGGCTTCTGCCCCTCCACAGCACATGGTGTCCAGAACTGGGCTTGCCTCTCACCTTCCTTCCTGTACATTTCCTGGTGCCAGAAATTTGCTTTTCACTGACTTCCCCCTAATTCAAATTTGATTAGAATCTCCTTTTTGGGAACATTCAAAGTGCCAAGGTGCGTTTCAGAAATGCAGGGTTGCAGAGGTGGGGTCCTGAAATCCAAGGGTGGTGGGGCCTGAGATCACTGCCCTCGCAGTAGGAAGATCCTCGGGGAGAGGTCAGCAGAGGGCCCGGACAGAAGGCACTGACACTGTACCCtggagagagacaggaaggaggaCCTGGGGCCTCAGAGCTGGCCGGGTGGAGATCGTGTGGTCTTCGTTCAGAGGGAAGTGAGGTGCTGATGAAAGATGATTGACGTCACGTGGGCACCAGCAGAGGAAGTGACACAAAACGCCCCACAGCTTTGGGTTCACTGAGTGGgcagttgtatttatttattttattttatttttgtagagatggggtcttgctgttgcccagactggtctcgagctcttggcctcccaaactgctgggattacaagtgagagCCATTGCAGATAgccagttttctttatttttaattgttgtttgtGCAAAAGGTTTTGGCGAATACTGGCTATATTCAGAGGACTCAGTACCAGTTGCCAGGGGCCTGGAGTAGGTGCTGTGGTCTCAATGTGTGTGTCCCCCCAAACCATATGTTGACACCTAACCCCCAAGGCGATGTGGTTAGGAGATGGAGCTTTAAGGAGGTGACTGGGCCGTGAGGGCTGTCCTCTCATGACGGACGAGTGCCCTTCAACGAGACTTGAAGGAGCCCTTCTGTCCCTTCCTCCACGTGAGGACACATAGAAGGTACCATCTCTGGGGAACAGGCTGTCACCAAACACCAAGTCTGCTGGCGCCTGGAtcctggacttctcagcctctacaACTGTGTGCAATACATTTCTACTGTTTATCAATCACATGGTCagaggtattttgttacagcagcacaaatggaccAAGACATCAGGTCTCCAAATCGAAGAACTTCTCAGCAGCCTTCAGTgctgggtggggagacagaggttcCCTGCAGGTCCCCACAGACAGTGTTAGACTCAGTgctgggtggggagacagaggttcCCTGCAGGTCCGCACGGACGGTGTTAGACTCGGTgctgggtggggagacagaggttcCCTGCAGGTCCGCACGGACGGTGTTAGACTCGGTgctgggtggggagacagaggttcCCTGCAGGTCCGCACGGACGGTGTTAGACTCGGTgctgggtggggagacagaggttcCCTGCAGGTCCCCACGGACAGTGTTAGACTCGGTGCTGGGTGGGGAGGTTCCCAGCAGGTCCGCACGGACGGTGTTAGACTCGGTGCTGGGTGGGGAGGTTCCCTGCAGGTCCGCACGGACGGTGTTAGACTCGGTGCTGGGTGGGTTGACAGAGGTTCCCTGCAGGTCCGCACGGACGGTGTTAGACTGGGTGCTGGGTGGGGAGGTTCCCTGCAGGTCCGCACGGACGGTGTTAAACTCGGTGCTGGGTGGGGAGGTTCCCTGCAGGTCCGCACGGACGGTGTTAGACTCGGTGCTGGGTGGGGAGACAGGTTCCCTGCAGGTCCCCACAGACAGTGTTAGACTCGGTGCTGGGTGGGGAGGTTCCCTGCAGGTCCGCACGGACGGTGTTAGACTCGGTgctgggtggggagacagaggttcCCTGCAGGTCCCCACAGACAGTGTTAGACTCGGTGCTGGGTGGGGAGGTTCCCTGCAGGTCCGCACGGACGGTGTTAGACTCGGTgctgggtggggagacagaggttcCCTGCAGGTCCGCACGGACGGTGTTAGACTCAGTgctgggtggggagacagaggttcCCTGCAGGTCCGCACAGATGGTGTTAGACTCGGTgctgggtggggagacagaggttcCCTGCAGGTCCGCACGGACGGTGTTAGACTTGGGGGACACTGGGTCCCCAGTAAGAATGATTCTGATGTGAGTGCAGCTAGTGAGGGCTGAGTTCAAGCTTTAAAGACAAGAGCCCAACAGGTTCCTTCAACAGCCTGATCCCCTAGACCTTCGTGTGTCCAAGTCTCCAGAGGGGATGAACCTCAACAGACCTGGTTCGACCTCCCCTAGGCAGTGGGTGCTGCCTGGAGGGCAGGGTCGCTCGAGACTGTAGGAGACTCTGCACGTGGTGACCATAGCACCCCCATAATAAAGCAGCCCGTGAGGGCAGCCTGGCTGTTCGGCGATGTGTGCACTGAGGTCATCTCTCCTACTCTGTCTCAGCTATTTAAAGGCTGTGACTCACCATGTGGATTTAATGACTTATTAAGGAGTTGCAGcccatgctttttaaaaaagtaatctacaaaaaaataaatgaaaaagtctTCAGGACAGTAGACTTAAGTGCGGATGTGGTCCCTCGAGTTCCATTTTTCAGCCGCCCACATTCCTGGGATTCAGACCTGTTGGGGATTGTAGGATTCTAGTTGCACAGGGAAACCCAGAGTCAATTCAGGAGGATAATTCTGAGCCAGGGGTGGGGGTACCGGCCTGGAGCTCCGGGGGGTACGGGCTGATCCTACGAAAGGAAAGTCAAGCCTGTGAATTGCAGAGCCTGGACAGAGAAGTTGAGGTGACGGCGTTCTGCAGATCCGTGAAATTCTATTACACGTCAGAGGGAAGGGACGGCCTCATGTGGCCCCTTGGAGGGACCAAGCCCTACCCAGCGCCTTGCCCAAGTCAGCACGCAGTCAGTGTTGGCTCCACCCACCTGCACCGTCAGGCCTTCTGGAAAGAGAAGGAGATCCGACTGACGGAGCGTCTCCAAACTTCCAAGCAAATATTACCTCGTTAAAGCCCAGTGCCACATGACTGACCTGGAGCCACAGCCTGCCCTCCTTCCCTGGGCCTACAGGAAGGGGGAGGTTCCTGTCACCAGAACCGTTCCGTCATCAGCCGGGCAGATGCTCGCTGTGGATTCTAGGTGAGCATCAAGTACTAGGGACCATGTTTGTCTTGGATTCCCCCGTCCCGCCTGAGCCCAGAACGCAGAGCCGGAGTCAGGGGCTTGCACATGGAGCGTTTCAcgcccaggaggctggggcaggggccaggAAGGAGCGGGGAGGGGGCCAGGACCAGCGTGCTCTGCTGAGGGTCCACATCGAGGGCTGGACCCTGGACCTCCACAAGCCTGGAGAATTCTCCATCCGAGCAGTGAGGAGCCCCTGCTTGTTGTCAGCTGGAGCTGCGCCTCGGGGCTTCTGCTGTCCTGGCCCTGGGGTGGTGACTGCAGGATCCCACAGGTGTCCCGAGGCCTGAGGCTCTTCTCACTGCAGAGGCCACCCTGCAGGAATTGGAGTTAGGACCCGGAGGGTGGGACAGGCTGACTCAGAGGAGCCAGCTCTCAGGTTGGCAGGAGGAGGAGATGCACAATGAGACAGCAGCCTCACCTCCAGGGGACGGCCCCGCAAGCCGGAGCTGCCCTCCTGCACACTCAGCACTCAAGGTGGATTTGGAGGTGACCTAAGCCCACAGCTCTCCAAGTCTTGGGGAAATCTACAGTGGATGGCAGGTGCCTGCGGACGCCGAGTGGGTGCGGCCCCAGTTATGCTCAATGCAGGGGCACCTGTGTTGTTAGCAGCTGACGTGGACGGGAAAGGCCTGTGCTGAACAACGTTCCGTGTTCAATTAGACACTCTCCTCCTAAACAGGGGCGGAAGACGTCTCATGGGGGTTCCAAGCGTGATTTATGGAACTCACTCCCATGAGATAACATAACATTTTTCACACGTGGGAGAAAGGGCTGGGCTCGACTGGTGCCTGAGTGAATGCTGAGGATAAATGGGAAGCAGGACATTCCAGGGCACCTCTGCGTCTTGCATGAGACCTTGTGAGGGCCCTGTGGTGCCCCTGATGTCACTGTCGAAGGTGGAGCCGCCCCcgctctgcctcggcctccctcagATGTCCTCCCCAGCTGGCCCTGCAGCGCACGTGGAAGACAGCTGCCGAGAAGCAGGTGTGATGCCAGCCTGTGGGAGAAGCCACATCTGGACAGTGCGTGAAGCCAGTCCAGGGGCCACACCGGGACCTGCCCTCAGCTCTGCCACGTCCTGGCCAAGTGGCCTTGGCATGCCAGCCCTGGTGTCCACAGAGGCATCCATTCCTCATGGCAAAGTGGAGTCAAGTCGGCTGATGCAGGCGAGACACCTGGCCGGCCTGGGGAGCCGCACCAGCGCTCCCCACATTGCACTGCTGACTGAGGGGTGCTCGGTGCCGCGGCTTCACACGGTCAGTGCACAGACATGAACGCTGGACTGAGAAGCCGCCGCGTGCACCTGGCCCGCCAAGTTGCCAGGGAGGCAAGGGTGGTGTTGACGTGGATCACCGAAGGAGCTGGCAGCCCAGCCGTCCCCGTGACTGGATGGAATCCGCAAGCGTTCCTGGGCATCCACTCTGGGAAGGGCTCAGTGCCAGGGCCTAGGGTAGTTTTCAAATTGCAGGTTGTGGCCAGTATACCAGGGGTCATGGGGTCAGTACACTGGGCTCTGACTGGCAATTCCTAAAGATGAAGTGTGAGTCTGTCCCATATAGTAAGAGCTGCATTGATTTGTAAAGCTTGTGTTGGTTTTGCACGTTCTATGCCAGTGTGTGCTGGACCGTGATAGAAAGCGCATTTCTCGCTGTGGTGCCTGCCGTAGTCTGGAGGGAAAGATGAGTCCGTGGCTCTAATGTGGGGTGGTGGGTGTGGTCTACACAGGGAGAGCGAAGAGCCCACATGGGGCATGAGAGGGGCcggagaggctggggcaggggaaccCGGGCCAGGTCCTGAGAACAAATGGGGTTATTCAGCTCCTAAAGGTGCAGGACTCAGCCCAAAGTCCCTGGTGACCCAAAGAGGACCATGTGAGTCTGATGTGGCTGTGGAAGGCGGGGCTCACAGCAGGCTGCCGGGGCACCATTAATGGGGGAGGGTCCTGTCCCCAGCGCATACGTAGACGGCCCTTCAGAACCTGCTCAGTGGTCAGTGCGGCCGTGCAGCTGCACCCCGGCCTGGTCACCTGTGCTGTGCCCAGCAAGGAAGATGCCCCCGCTCAGCCCGTCCATGCACCCTCCAGAGGCTGTCAGCTGCCTGAGACCCACACTGGCTCTTGCAGGCTAGAGGAGAGTTCAATGGCCATTCGGGCCCTGTCGCCATGGAAACACCAACTTTGGGTACCAAAAGCCTGAATGTACAAATTCATGGAGTATGACCTGCCTGGTGCCAGTGGGTCTTTGCATTTTTCTGGGGTGCCAGTGGGTCTTTGCGTTTTTCTGGGGTGCCAGTGGGTCTTTGCGTTTTTCTGATGCCCTCTGAACTCTTAGGTCCCGGTTCTGGCGGATTTGGCCCAggcacccccagcccccaggtAGGAGGCACAACCCTGCTCCCAATGCCCAACACCTGCCCCCAATGCCCAACACCTGCCCCACACACCTGAGGTACCTCCTGGGCGTCCCACACCAGGACAGGCCTGGAGACTTCCAGCCACTGCCACCTGGCACACCCAGCACCTGCAGATCCACCACCTTAAAACCCACCTCTACTGCCCCATGTCACGGTCCCTGCGGGGCCAGGCCTGCCTGGCACGTCCACCCCGGGtctccctgcctcaccctcttgcGCATCCACAGTGAACAGGGGCATCTTTCCAAAATGCAGatctggccgggtgcggcggctcatgcctgtaatcccagcactttgggaggccgaagcaggtggatcacatgaagtcagaagttggagactagcctggccaacatggtaaaaccccgtctctactaaatgtatAAAAACTAGTGGGATGTGGTGGCGgctaactgtaatcccagcttcttgggaggccgaggcacaagaattgcttgaacccgagaggcagaagttgcagcaagctgagatctcaccactgcactctagcctgggcaacatagcaagactctgtctcaaaaacaaacaaacaaaatgcagatTGAATCCAGGCTCACCTGGTGACAGCTGTCCATATCCCCACCCTTTCAGGACAGCATGGCTGCCCTTTTGTGGGTGGTTCCAGCTACCCAGACCCTGTCCTTCTCAACACCCCCTCATTAAGGTAGGACCCTAAAGTGAATTCCTCCTTGTCCTTCAAAGCCAGCCTCCAGCATCGCCTCCTCTGGGATCTTCTCTGACTTCCCAGTCGGTTTCAGAAGCCTCTGATGACCCCATGCGGAGAAGACTGCTCCCCTCACTGCTGGCACACGGCAGATGCTCAGTAAGTATCGTTCAATGACTGACTAAATGTCTCATAATATCCTTCATAAACAAGGGCCTGGTGTGGATTCATAAATGGGTCTCTCAAAGTTTAATTGGTGAGACTCTGTTGTATCAGACAATGAAGGGTTAAAAGATAatattcaaaaaagtaaaatcatgacACACAAATCTAGAATGAACACACATTGATaaggtttggatctgtgtcctcacccaaacctCATGTCGAACTGGGATCCCCCGTGTCAGAGGCGGCCGCGTGGGAGGTGACCGGATCGCGGGTGGACCCTTCATGAAGGgttcagcaccatccccttggtgctgtcctgggACAGAGTTCTCTTgcgatctggttgtttaaacgtGTGTGGCCCCTTccccctctcttttcctcctcctcctgccgtGGGAGACACTTGCTCCAGCTTCGCCTTCCGCCGCGAGTTGAAGCTCCccgaggcctcctcagaagcagaagccaccacgcttcctgtacagcctgtgggaCCCGGAGCcagttcaacctcttttctttataaattacccagactcggccgggcacggtggctcacgcctgtaatcccagcactttgttgagaccgaggcaggcagatcacgaggtcaggagatcgagaacatcctggctaacacggtgaaaccccgtctctactaaaaatacaaaaaattagccgggcgtggtggcgggcgcctgtggtcccagctactcgggaggctgaggcaggagaatggtgtgaacccgggaggcggagcttgcagtgagccgagatcccgccactgcactccagcctgggcagcagagcgagactccatctcaacaaataataataataaaataaataaataaataaataaataaataaataaattgcccagactcaggtatttctGGATAGCgatgcgagaatggactaatacacgtGTTAAgtcaaaagttttatttaacttattaattCATGAGGGAAGCAGGAAGATATTAAAACTGGTTCAAAGGAAAATCCACAGGTTTAGGCAATCGAGCTGAAACGAACTTGCTAATACAGTCGTCCCCCGTATCCCCGACTTGAGTTGTCTGTGCTCAACTGCAGAAAACAGGTGAGTACAGCACAGTAAGATAccttgagagagagggagatcccacattcacataatttttatcacCATAGATTGTTGTAATTGCTGTTTATGATTGGtgattgttaatctcttactgtgcctattttacaaattaaactttatcaaagGGCTGTACATATAGGACAAAACATAGTCTATACAGGGTTCAACACTATccaaggtttcaggcatccactggagtGCTTGGAACGCATCCCCCAAGTCATCACCAAACCAGCCAATATCCACAGGGCCTGAAACCTCCCCTTTGGATTCTCTCTTCCATTGGTGGAAATCAGCCGTGTCTCCACTGACAAGTGTCCTTGcacctccgtgggctcctgtgtgtGGCCGTCACCTTTCTGGTGTGCAGGGAACTGTCTCACAGCTCCATTAAAGATGAGGAAGGCGCCGATCACTGCAGCACCAGAGAACCCAGGGGTTCGCCTGGCCCCCCACTGAAAGGATGCCCAGAAACCTCCTCACCCATTTTAATgtctttcccacattttcctgatGAAGACTCAGCACAGACGCTCACAGCATCATTGGGCACAACTGGGTCTGGTGGCAGAAGGCCCG comes from Homo sapiens chromosome 17, GRCh38.p14 Primary Assembly and encodes:
- the LOC124904094 gene encoding uncharacterized protein LOC124904094 isoform X2, encoding MDQDIRSPNRRTSQQPSVLGGETEVPCRSPQTVLDSVLGGETEVPCRSARTVLDSVLGGETEVPCRSARTVLDSVLGGETEVPCRSARTVLDSVLGGETEVPCRSPRTVLDSVLGGEVPSRSARTVLDSVLGGEVPCRSARTVLDSVLGGLTEVPCRSARTVLDWVLGGEVPCRSARTVLNSVLGGEVPCRSARTVLDSVLGGETGSLQVPTDSVRLGAGWGGSLQVRTDGVRLGAGWGDRGSLQVRTDGVRLGAGWGDRGSLQVRTDGVRLSAGWGDRGSLQVRTDGVRLGAGWGDRGSLQVRTDGVRLGGHWVPSKNDSDVSAASEG
- the LOC124904094 gene encoding uncharacterized protein LOC124904094 isoform X1; this encodes MDQDIRSPNRRTSQQPSVLGGETEVPCRSPQTVLDSVLGGETEVPCRSARTVLDSVLGGETEVPCRSARTVLDSVLGGETEVPCRSARTVLDSVLGGETEVPCRSPRTVLDSVLGGEVPSRSARTVLDSVLGGEVPCRSARTVLDSVLGGLTEVPCRSARTVLDWVLGGEVPCRSARTVLNSVLGGEVPCRSARTVLDSVLGGETGSLQVPTDSVRLGAGWGGSLQVRTDGVRLGAGWGDRGSLQVPTDSVRLGAGWGGSLQVRTDGVRLGAGWGDRGSLQVRTDGVRLSAGWGDRGSLQVRTDGVRLGAGWGDRGSLQVRTDGVRLGGHWVPSKNDSDVSAASEG